The Neisseria animaloris genome segment ATCACTTATCTGATGGTATGTCGATTATGTTCGGCGGATTCATAGGTATTGGTACTCCTGCCAAATTGGTTCAAGCAATTTTGGACTCAGGCGTTAAAGATTTGACATTAATTGGTAACGATACAGCTTTGGTTGATACCGGTGTGGGTCCATTGATTGCAAATAACCGAGTAAAAAAAGTTATTGCGTCCCACATAGGCACCAATCCTGAAACAGGTAAGAAAATGATTGCAGGGGAAATGGAAGTGGAATTGGTTCCGCAAGGAACTCTGGCTGAACGCATTCGTACGGGGGGGGCTGGTTTGGGTGGTTTCTTAACACCAACCGGTATTGGTACTGTTGTGGAGGAAGGAAAACAAAAGATTGAAGTGAATGGAATCGATTATCTGTTGGAACTTCCGCTTAAAGCAGATTTGGCAATCGTGCAAGCAAAAAAAGCCGACGAGGAAGGTAATCTCGTTTATGAATTGGCCGCACAGAATTTTAACCCGTTAGTTGCATTGGCTGCGAAAACAGTAATCGTCGAAGCAGAAGAAGTTGTAAGCGTTGGTGAAATTTCACCAGATGAAGTGGTTACTCCTGCTGCACTTGTTGACTACATTGTTTATCCGGAATAAGGAGATAATTATGAATGCTAAAGAATTGATTGCCCGCAGAATTGCAATGGAATTGAAAAACGGTGATGTAGTGAACTTGGGTATCGGACTGCCGACGCAAGTTGTAAATTACTTACCGGATGATGTGGAAATTACTTTACAGTCCGAAAATGGTTTCTTAGGGTTAGCTGCTTTTGATCCAGAAAACGCAAATCCAAACATGGTAAATGCCGGCGGCCAACCTTGCGGTATTAAGAAAGGCGGTTGTACGTTTGACAGCGCATTTTCTTTTGCTCTGATCCGCGGCGGCCATGTGGATGCCTGCGTATTGGGTGGATTGGAAGTCGATCAGGAAGGTAATTTGGCTAACTGGATGGTGCCCGGCAAGATGGTGCCCGGTATGGGAGGTGCTATGGACTTGGTTACCGGTGCCCGCAAAGTAATTATCGGCATGGAACACTGTTCTAAATCCGGTAGCTCAAAAATCCTCAAACAATGCACCCTGCCACTTACTGCAAGAAAAAAAGTGCACATTATTGTTACTGAGTTGGCGGTATTCAAATTCATCGATGGCAAGTTGGTTCTCACCGAGCATGCACCGGGCGTAGACCTCGAAACTATTAAAGCCAATACCGACGCTGACTTTGTCGTTTGCGATGATTTTAAAGAAATGTGCATTAGTCGGAAAGGATTGGAATCATGATCAGCAAAGTCTCCCGCGTGATGACGACACTGGTCAGCAAATACTTGCCTGACCCGCTGATCTTTGCCGTCCTTCTCTCCTTTGTCACTTTTCTGTGTGCTTGGGGATTAACTGACAGTACCCCTGTTGATCTCGTCAATATGTGGGGTGATGGGTTCTGGAACCTACTCGGTTTCGGTATGCAAATGGCACTGATTGTGGTAACGGGCAATGCCCTTGCCACATCTCCGCTGGTTAAGTCGTTTTTGGGGCGTACGGCTTCAATAGCACAAACACCCGCACAAGGTGTCATGCTCGTTACCTTCATGGGAGCGATTGCCAGCATCATCAATTGGGGGTTTGGCCTGGTAGTAGGCGCGATGTTTGCCAAAGAAGTAGCAAGACGTATCAAGGGTACCGATTATGCTCTTCTGATTGCCTGTGCCTATATAGGTTTCATGACTTGGGGAGGCGGTTTTTCCGGTTCTATGCCGTTGCTGGCCGCCACTCCCGGTAATCCGGTTGCCCATCTCATGATTACGGAAAGTAATCCGCAAGGCATTATTCCGGCTTCCTCCACACTCTTTTCCGGCTACAACCTCTTCATTATCGGTTTGCTGGTTCTGTGTTTGCCTTTCATCACTCGCATGATGATGCCCAAAGAAGGTGAAGTAAGAAGTATAGACCCTGCATTGTTGGCTCCTGATCCGGTGTTTACCAAACAGCTTGGCCCTGATGCTACTTTAGCCGAGCGTATGGAAGAAAGCCGCCTGCTTGCTTATGCTATCGGTGCATTGGGATATAGCTACTTGGGGATGTATTTCTACAAAAACGGCTTCAATTTGACCATTAACAATGTCAACCTTATTTTTCTGATTACAGGAATATTGTTACACGGCACTCCGATGGCTTATATGCGTGCCATTGTTAATGCGACAAAAAGCACTTCGGGTATTCTCATTCAATTCCCTTTTTATGCCGGTATTCAGCTGATGATGGAGCATTCCGGTCTCGGTGGGTTGATTACTGAATTTTTCATCAACATTGCCACTAAAGATACTTTCCCGGTACTCACTTTCTTCAGTTCGGCTTTAATTAACTTTGCTGTCCCTTCTGGTGGTGGCCACTGGGTTATCCAAGGTCCGTTCGTTATTCCTGCTGCTCAAGCACTTGGTGCAGATCTTGGTAAATCAACCATGGCTATTGCTTACGGTGAGCAGTGGATGAATATGGCACAACCTTTCTGGGCACTGCCTGCTCTCGGTATCGCCGGTTTGGGTGTGCGTGATGTGATGGGTTATTGCATGACAGCATTGATCTTTACTGCTCCGATTTTTGTGATTGGTTTATATTTCTTGTGATCTATATAAGGATTTGAAAAATGGAAAATATTGTTATTGTAAGTGCAGCCAGAACCCCTCTGGGAAGTTTTAATGGATCATTTGCGGGCGTTGGCGCGGTAGATCTTGGTGCGGTAGTAATTGAAGATGTTTTGAAAAGAGCAGAGGTGGATAAAACTGCTGTTGATGAAGTAATTATGGGAAATATCCTGCAAGCTGGAATTGGTCAGAACCCTGCGCGTCAAGCAGCGTTAAAAGCAGGTATTGAAGAGCATATTTCTTCTTTTACTATTAATAAGGCCTGTGGTTCAGGCATGAAAAGTGTAGTGTTGGCTGCACAGGCGATTGCCAATGGTGATGCTGAAATTATTGTAGCCGGCGGCATGGAAAATATGAGTCAAGCTCCTTTCTTATTGGATAGTAATGTTCGCTTAGGATGCCGTATGGGCAATCAACAGCTTCGTGATTCGTTAATTGAAGATGGATTGACTTGTGCGATAAACCATTACCATATGGGAATAACAGCAGAAAATATCGCTGAACGATATGGTATCAGTCGTCAAGAGCAAGATGAATTTGCTTTGCGTTCACAAACATTGGCGGCGAAGGCTCTACAGAATGGAGCCTTTGAAAAAGAAATTACTCCCGTGGTGGTGAAAACTCGAAAAGGCGAGCTCATTGTTTCAAAAGATGAATATCCAAAGT includes the following:
- a CDS encoding acetyl-CoA C-acetyltransferase; the encoded protein is MENIVIVSAARTPLGSFNGSFAGVGAVDLGAVVIEDVLKRAEVDKTAVDEVIMGNILQAGIGQNPARQAALKAGIEEHISSFTINKACGSGMKSVVLAAQAIANGDAEIIVAGGMENMSQAPFLLDSNVRLGCRMGNQQLRDSLIEDGLTCAINHYHMGITAENIAERYGISRQEQDEFALRSQTLAAKALQNGAFEKEITPVVVKTRKGELIVSKDEYPKLDCTAEGLAKLKPAFKKDGTVTAGNASGINDGAAALLVMKESKAKALGLKPLARIRSYASAGVDPSVMGLGPVPATRKALEKARLTLQDIDLIEANEAFAAQFLGVGRELNFDLDKTNVNGGAIALGHPVGASGARILVTLLYGMIERDVNLGLATLCIGGGQGIAMIIERV
- a CDS encoding 3-oxoacid CoA-transferase subunit B; the protein is MNAKELIARRIAMELKNGDVVNLGIGLPTQVVNYLPDDVEITLQSENGFLGLAAFDPENANPNMVNAGGQPCGIKKGGCTFDSAFSFALIRGGHVDACVLGGLEVDQEGNLANWMVPGKMVPGMGGAMDLVTGARKVIIGMEHCSKSGSSKILKQCTLPLTARKKVHIIVTELAVFKFIDGKLVLTEHAPGVDLETIKANTDADFVVCDDFKEMCISRKGLES
- the atoD gene encoding acetate CoA-transferase subunit alpha → MATKRIKISEIQNHLSDGMSIMFGGFIGIGTPAKLVQAILDSGVKDLTLIGNDTALVDTGVGPLIANNRVKKVIASHIGTNPETGKKMIAGEMEVELVPQGTLAERIRTGGAGLGGFLTPTGIGTVVEEGKQKIEVNGIDYLLELPLKADLAIVQAKKADEEGNLVYELAAQNFNPLVALAAKTVIVEAEEVVSVGEISPDEVVTPAALVDYIVYPE
- a CDS encoding TIGR00366 family protein, yielding MISKVSRVMTTLVSKYLPDPLIFAVLLSFVTFLCAWGLTDSTPVDLVNMWGDGFWNLLGFGMQMALIVVTGNALATSPLVKSFLGRTASIAQTPAQGVMLVTFMGAIASIINWGFGLVVGAMFAKEVARRIKGTDYALLIACAYIGFMTWGGGFSGSMPLLAATPGNPVAHLMITESNPQGIIPASSTLFSGYNLFIIGLLVLCLPFITRMMMPKEGEVRSIDPALLAPDPVFTKQLGPDATLAERMEESRLLAYAIGALGYSYLGMYFYKNGFNLTINNVNLIFLITGILLHGTPMAYMRAIVNATKSTSGILIQFPFYAGIQLMMEHSGLGGLITEFFINIATKDTFPVLTFFSSALINFAVPSGGGHWVIQGPFVIPAAQALGADLGKSTMAIAYGEQWMNMAQPFWALPALGIAGLGVRDVMGYCMTALIFTAPIFVIGLYFL